DNA from Pseudomonadota bacterium:
TGCCAAGGAGGCCTATATCCATGAGAAGTTCTGTGACAAAAATTAAACGGATAATCTTTTCTACAACTTCAAGATATATCCTCTACTCGTCAGTTATTACTCATCCGTATCATAAAAAGTAATTAATGCACCCTCATACAAATTAGCATCATCACCAGTCCACTCCGTCATCACTTGTCCACCACAATCTACATCAATTGAAGGAACTAAGAAAATTTTGGCACCATATTCATAATTGTCATCAACTTCAATAGGCAAGTCACCAGTATCAACTGAACCTGCTATATGTATATTCCCCATGCCATCTTCATTTTCATCCTCAACAACAGTACCTGAGCCTAAACAAATAAGACCTACAGCAGGCCAAGGATCAGGATAGTAAATCAGTGTAAATTCCTGACCTATCGGCAACCGGTGACCGTTAAATACAAAATCAAAAGTAGGACCAGACAAATTGTATTTCATTTTTCCCCACATGCCACCTTCCACAATAAGCCAAAGATCTTCACGATTAGCCTCAGGATCTTGTGCCTTTTCATAAAGATAGAGATGTCCTACATTAGAATTGCCCGCTTGGCCATTGGGGCCTTTTTCTCCGTCCATAGAATGATTTTCGTGAACATCATTAAGGCCTGGCGCATTATTAACATGCTGATGTGCCACACCTGATTTTCCTGGCGAGTCAGCAGGGCCTTTACTGTTACCTTTGGCCATGGACGGGATAACCAAAAGACTCGAGGTCAATACCACCACTGCCAACATCATCATTTTCTTATACATGTCCATACTCCCTTCTCTGGTTGGTTAGTTTTCATACAACTAATTTCATTCAACCTTACAAAATTAACTTAACACTTTCAGCCAATTTTTACATTTTTTTCAGTCCAATATTTTTACTGCTATTTGATTTTGAAATGTTTTTTAATGCCTCGGGGAGAAGCAGGTGGCATATTATCAAGATGGACATCTCCTTCGCTGGAAAAAACACTTTCATTGCCACTGCCATCAACAGCGGTAACTACATAATAATAAGTTGCCTGCACCTTACCTTTGATGGTGTCAACATAACTGGGTGATTCTGCCTTGGGAATAATTGAAGAATTCAGTTTACTGTAACCGGAATCGGGAGTGGTACTGCGGTAGATATTATAACCGGTCAAGTCACTTTCGGAATTTGCATTCCAACTGGTAATAATGTGAGTGGCAGCATGAACATTGAGTGCTGCTACCATAAGTAGCAAAGTGATAATAATGGCAATGATTTTTTGGCTCTATGTGATTTATAGTGGGTAATGTGCTATAGAAACCTCAATTGATTTTTTAAAATCACATAAAACACGAATAGTGAAGCTTTATTTAGTATGGCGTTAGGTCTGCACTCTCCTTGGTTTGTTAACGATGTAGTTTTTACTGACAATGATTCAGGTCAAAGTGAATTACATTTACATATAGATTTTACTTCAGGATCACGTTTTCTGGATAAGACAAATGCACCATGTCCTGTGCACGACTGTTGTATTTATATTTATTTCACCGCCTTTTTTTTAAATTAAATTAAAATACGGCAAATATTGCAAAAAATATGAATTATTTCACCTGAATATGAAAGTTTTAGAATCCTGTACCGGATCCTGGATTGGGGCTCTGTCCCAAACCCCGGGGGTTTAAAGGCATAGGGGCGTCCGAATTATTGTCTCTAAACGTTGCCATTTAATTTACCTTTTCTGGTGTTTCACCGCTGGTATAATGCGAAACAAAACTGCCGGTATTTTTTTAAATAATGTGAAATTCAACAAAAGTTAAAATTTGGTTACCCACTCTATTTCACATAGAGCCAAAATAAAAAAGGGTTACCTAATTTTTGCTAGATAACCCCGTGATTTTATTGGCGCGCCAGGCAGGACTCGAACCTGCGGCCTACGGATTAGAAGTCCGTTGCTCTATCCAGCTGAGCTACTGGCGCTTATGGACAATGAATTAAAAAACTGAATGAACAAATGCTATCTCATTGAACTTTTTTTGTCAATTGTCTGCCATCAAAACTCCTCACTCTTTGTCAGGAAGCTCAGCCGAATAGGAGCATTCCTTCTGTGGACACTGGAGGTAATGTCCCCGGGATTTTGAGGTTTTTTCCACCAGAAAAGGATGTCCACAATCCGGGCAGGTCATGGGATAGGGTTTATTCCACAAGGCATATTTACAATCCGGATACCGTGAGCACGAATAAAAGATTTTCCCTTTGCGCGATTTTTTCTCAACAATTTCACCACTGCAGCCCTCAACCGGGCAATCAATACCGGTACCGATGGAACGGGTATATTTGCATTCAGGATAGCGGGAACAGGCGATAAAACGGCCAAAACGGCCATTCTTTATCGTTAAATTACTGCTGCATTCCGGGCACTTACCCAATTGTTCAATCTCTTCCGGGCTCAACTCAGGATCCGCCGGCGCTTCTTTGGAAGCCAGGTTGCGGGTATTCTTACATTCAGGATAGTTTGGACAGGCAAGAAATTTACCATTACGGCCCCATTTAATTACCATATGGGCCCCGCACTTCTCGCAGATTTCATCCGTTTCCTCTTCCTGCTGCCGAACCTCTTTCATGGTCGTCACCGCAGCTTCCAGGCGCTTTTCAAACGGCTGATAAAAATTCTTCAGCAGCTGCTGCCAGTCATACTTTCCTTCTTCCACCTGATCAAGCTTATCCTCCATCTGAGCGGTAAAACTGACGTCAAGAATGTCTGGAAAACTTTTTTTCAACAGTTCGGTAACCAGCCCCCCCAGATCAGTGGGGAAAAACTTTTTTTCCTTCAGCTCGGCATATTCACGATCCTGGATGGTTGAAAGAATGGCAGCGTAAGTGGAAGGCCGGCCGATACCTTTTTCTTCCAGTTCCTTCACCAGAGTACTTTCCGTAAACCGGGGCGGCGGCTGGGTAAAATGCTGCGAGGGCTCAAGCTTTTCCAGATTCAGCACATCGCCGATCGCCAGCGGCGGCAACTCGCTGTCCTGTTCCTTGCCATTACCGTTTCCATTAACATTATCCTTCCCCACTTCATACAGAGCCAGAAACCCGGCAAAAGTCTGGCGACGGCCAACTGCCCGAAACAGATAGTTTTCACTCGCCTGAATATCGACCACCGTCTGAAAATACTCAGCCGGCGCCATCTGGCTGGCGGCAAAACGATTCCAGATCAAGCGGTACAACTTCAGCTGATCGCCGGTCAAATAATTTGCAATCTGTTCCGGATCATGCTCCATGGAGGTTGGGCGAATAGCTTCATGGGCATCCTGAGAGCTGTTCTTATTTTTATAATAATTCGCTTTGGCAGGCAGATAATCGGAGCCAAAACGGGCTTTGATATAAGACCGGCAATCCTGCAGCGCTGCTTTAGATACCCGCACAGAATCAGAACGCATATAGGTAATCAAACCGGTAGGTCCGGCAGTTCCCAATTCCACCCCTTCGTAGAGCTGCTGGGCAACCATCATCGTCTTTTTAGCACTGAAATTAAGTTTGCGGGAGGCTTCCTGCTGCAGTTTGCTGGTAATGAACGGCGGCAGTGGATTTCGTTTCCTCTTTTTCTGCTCACACTTGGCAACCGTAAACGGGGCGGATGAAAGCTCCTTGACAATGCCATCCGCCTGTTCCTGATTGCCGACCACCGCTTTTTTACCAGCGATATTATGTAAACGGGCGGAAAAGGTTGGCGGTTGAGGTCCATTAAGAAATGCCTCAATATGCCAGTATTCTTCCGGTTTAAAAGCCTGGATTTCCGCTTCCCGCTCACAAATCAGGCGCACGGCTACCGATTGCACCCGCCCGGCACTAAGCCCCCGACGCACGGTTTTCCATAACAGCGGGCTGATTTTATAACCCACCAACCGGTCAAGAATCCTCCGTGACTGCTGCGCGTTCACCCGGTTTTCATCGATGGCTAATGGGGTCTTCAAAGCCTCCTTGATTGCCTGGGGAGTGATTTCATGGAAAAGAACCCGGTATACCTCCTCTTTACGCCCCAGCTCCCGGGAAATATGCCAGGCGATAGCTTCTCCTTCACGATCAGGGTCAGGAGCCAGGTAAACCGCATCGGCCGATTTAGCCGCCTTTTTCAATTCACTGATCACCTTGCCCTTGCCGCGAATAGTCACATAATTGGGGGCAAAATCACCCTCGGCGGAGATATCAATACCCAGCTCCTTCTTGGGCAGATCTTTTACATGGCCGACGGAGGCTTTAACATCAAAACCCTTACCCAAATATTTTTTAATGGTCCTGGCTTTTGCCGGAGACTCAACAATCAACAGCGATTTTCCCATATAATTTCACTTCCATCCATGCAGTTTTTCTGATTTTCCGGCAACCGGCAAACAAATCGGCATCGTTTCACCATAATTAAAAAACAAAGAGGCGCGTAACCCGCACCTCCTACTCCTTTCAGCAAACTGAACCTCAAGAGACAACGTTACTTATGAATTCCTCCTGATCTTAATGGTACATCACTTCAGCATCGGCTTCGACAAAACGTAAAAAACGGGTTTTGGCATCAGGACCACTTTGACTGAACATAACCACCATGGTGGAAATCATCTTGATTTCCTCCACCCCCACTGCCGGGGTATCCAGCAGTATTGCCTGGTCGATAATTTCTTCCAGCAAAGGAGCATTAACCAGATCAAGGTTATGCAGCTTCATCAAGTAGCCACGCGCAGGGTTGGTCAACAAACGTTTTTCCTCAGCCGTAAAGATTCTCACATACTGGCCCAGTTCTTCGGCGTCCAGCGCTTCGTCTCCCCGCTTGATTCCCTGTCCCTGAGAAAGATTGGCTATCCAGTTAAAGGCAGCTTCAATTTCGCCGGATTCAAACCCCAGGGATACGAGATCCTCAACAATTTCTATTTCCTGATCAAAAACATCTATATCTTCAATAAGATACTGCGATATGATACTGA
Protein-coding regions in this window:
- the topA gene encoding type I DNA topoisomerase; the protein is MGKSLLIVESPAKARTIKKYLGKGFDVKASVGHVKDLPKKELGIDISAEGDFAPNYVTIRGKGKVISELKKAAKSADAVYLAPDPDREGEAIAWHISRELGRKEEVYRVLFHEITPQAIKEALKTPLAIDENRVNAQQSRRILDRLVGYKISPLLWKTVRRGLSAGRVQSVAVRLICEREAEIQAFKPEEYWHIEAFLNGPQPPTFSARLHNIAGKKAVVGNQEQADGIVKELSSAPFTVAKCEQKKRKRNPLPPFITSKLQQEASRKLNFSAKKTMMVAQQLYEGVELGTAGPTGLITYMRSDSVRVSKAALQDCRSYIKARFGSDYLPAKANYYKNKNSSQDAHEAIRPTSMEHDPEQIANYLTGDQLKLYRLIWNRFAASQMAPAEYFQTVVDIQASENYLFRAVGRRQTFAGFLALYEVGKDNVNGNGNGKEQDSELPPLAIGDVLNLEKLEPSQHFTQPPPRFTESTLVKELEEKGIGRPSTYAAILSTIQDREYAELKEKKFFPTDLGGLVTELLKKSFPDILDVSFTAQMEDKLDQVEEGKYDWQQLLKNFYQPFEKRLEAAVTTMKEVRQQEEETDEICEKCGAHMVIKWGRNGKFLACPNYPECKNTRNLASKEAPADPELSPEEIEQLGKCPECSSNLTIKNGRFGRFIACSRYPECKYTRSIGTGIDCPVEGCSGEIVEKKSRKGKIFYSCSRYPDCKYALWNKPYPMTCPDCGHPFLVEKTSKSRGHYLQCPQKECSYSAELPDKE
- a CDS encoding DUF494 family protein yields the protein MFERVIAIISIISQYLIEDIDVFDQEIEIVEDLVSLGFESGEIEAAFNWIANLSQGQGIKRGDEALDAEELGQYVRIFTAEEKRLLTNPARGYLMKLHNLDLVNAPLLEEIIDQAILLDTPAVGVEEIKMISTMVVMFSQSGPDAKTRFLRFVEADAEVMYH